A single genomic interval of Streptomyces sp. BA2 harbors:
- a CDS encoding carbohydrate ABC transporter permease: MSADTLTAHRPRLLGRAAVNTVVGIAVLYTLLPVLWLVLAASKNRDALFSSNFFTLTDFSFVQNLRDLFAMDGGLYGRWYTNSLLYAVLGAAISALVSVACGYAFDKYRFPHKEKVFGLVLAAVMVPQTVLALPLYLMASATGVVDTFWAVFIPVLFNPFGVYLGRIFSQGYVPDEVLEAARVDGAGELTTYVRVSLRMLGPGLVTVFLFQLTAIWNNFFLPMVMLSDEKLYPVSLGLYTWNSSATVSPEYYPVVIIGSLLAVLPLILAFVLLQRFWKSGLTAGSVK; encoded by the coding sequence ATGAGCGCCGACACCCTCACCGCGCACCGCCCCCGCCTCCTGGGCCGCGCCGCCGTGAACACCGTGGTCGGCATCGCGGTGCTCTACACCCTGCTGCCCGTCCTGTGGCTGGTGCTCGCCGCCTCCAAGAACCGCGACGCGCTGTTCAGCAGCAACTTCTTCACGCTGACCGACTTCTCCTTCGTACAGAACCTGCGCGACCTGTTCGCGATGGACGGCGGTCTCTACGGCCGCTGGTACACCAACAGCCTCCTGTACGCCGTCCTGGGCGCCGCGATCAGCGCATTGGTGAGCGTGGCCTGCGGCTACGCCTTCGACAAGTACCGATTCCCCCACAAGGAGAAGGTCTTCGGCCTGGTCCTTGCGGCGGTGATGGTGCCGCAGACGGTGCTCGCCCTTCCGCTGTATCTGATGGCCTCGGCCACGGGTGTCGTCGACACCTTCTGGGCGGTGTTCATCCCCGTCCTCTTCAACCCGTTCGGCGTCTATCTGGGGCGGATCTTCAGCCAGGGATACGTGCCCGACGAGGTGCTCGAAGCGGCCCGGGTGGACGGTGCGGGGGAACTCACCACGTATGTGCGCGTCTCCCTGCGGATGCTGGGCCCCGGCCTGGTGACGGTCTTCCTCTTCCAGCTCACCGCCATCTGGAACAACTTCTTCCTGCCCATGGTGATGCTTTCGGACGAGAAGCTGTACCCGGTCAGCCTCGGCCTCTACACCTGGAACAGCTCGGCGACCGTCTCGCCCGAGTACTACCCCGTGGTGATCATTGGTTCACTGCTCGCGGTCCTTCCGCTGATCCTCGCCTTCGTACTGCTGCAGCGCTTCTGGAAGTCGGGCCTCACCGCGGGCTCGGTCAAGTGA
- a CDS encoding DUF2264 domain-containing protein yields the protein MSTPGLPGLPEEDRESSPHTGYTRAHWEAAADGLLGAAWQWATPRGALLDLPGRPSASGVRSDGLEGYARTFLAAAFRVAGAEGKDPHGWLDRYAEGLAAGTRTPGHDDAESWPLILDHNIQGQPMVESASVALGLRLTRPWLWDRLDSGVQDRAEEWLRGAIRHVPAPNNWYLFPYTVAGFLESVGRGDAETARARERALELLESWYRGQGWYADGDGRAFDHYNGWALHLYPTLDAQLAGNSDELARHGARLHEHLESFGLLFGADGAPIHFGRSLTYRFAAGASVALGALTGHTPLSPGASRRLISGSLRYFLDRGSVSADGLLTLGWHGPHDASLQPYSGPASPYWASKAFVGLLAPASHPLWTATEEPAPSESHDTVLALRAPGLLVQSTRADGIVRLHNHGSDHARPHEAESAAHEDPLYARQAYSTRTGPTARDNTSDNHIAVEVAGIRSARTRIHPLGAGQGEGWGWAASRHTPAFVSGPPMVPGLRVESVTVAKGRHELRVHRVVGAPRGARVTHTGWATGPEEPLLSALHALHGWTGRDEQRAPQGTAFTRWARLPRLTAEAEGTAVYAALATLTAEPDPAPLADAATVVGVTEDAVEVRWTDDGSVTRIAFEPLGVEHG from the coding sequence ATGAGCACCCCCGGACTGCCCGGACTGCCCGAAGAAGACCGGGAGTCGAGCCCTCACACCGGCTACACGCGCGCGCACTGGGAGGCCGCCGCCGACGGTCTCCTGGGCGCCGCCTGGCAGTGGGCGACACCCCGCGGCGCCCTGCTCGACCTGCCGGGGCGGCCCTCCGCGTCGGGCGTACGGTCGGACGGCCTGGAGGGGTACGCACGCACCTTCCTCGCCGCCGCGTTCCGCGTGGCGGGCGCCGAGGGCAAGGACCCGCACGGCTGGCTCGACCGGTACGCGGAAGGCCTCGCGGCGGGCACACGCACGCCGGGCCACGACGACGCCGAGTCGTGGCCGCTGATCCTGGACCACAACATCCAGGGCCAGCCGATGGTCGAGTCCGCGTCCGTCGCCCTCGGCCTGCGGCTGACCCGCCCCTGGCTGTGGGACCGGCTCGACAGCGGCGTACAGGACCGGGCGGAAGAGTGGCTGCGCGGCGCGATACGTCATGTCCCCGCGCCCAACAACTGGTACCTCTTCCCCTACACCGTGGCAGGATTCCTGGAGTCGGTGGGCCGTGGCGACGCGGAGACGGCAAGGGCGCGCGAGCGGGCACTCGAACTCCTGGAGAGCTGGTACCGCGGCCAGGGCTGGTACGCCGACGGGGACGGCCGTGCCTTCGACCACTACAACGGCTGGGCGCTGCACCTGTATCCGACGCTGGACGCCCAACTGGCGGGCAACTCGGATGAGTTGGCTCGGCACGGTGCCCGCCTGCACGAGCACCTGGAGAGCTTCGGGCTGCTCTTCGGAGCCGACGGCGCCCCGATCCACTTCGGCCGCTCCCTGACCTACCGCTTCGCCGCGGGCGCGTCCGTGGCCCTCGGCGCGCTCACCGGCCACACGCCCCTGAGCCCCGGCGCCTCGCGCCGCCTGATCAGCGGCTCGCTGCGCTATTTCCTCGACCGCGGCTCCGTGAGCGCCGACGGACTGCTCACCCTCGGCTGGCACGGCCCGCACGACGCCAGCCTCCAGCCCTACTCAGGTCCCGCGTCGCCGTACTGGGCGTCCAAGGCCTTCGTCGGCCTCCTGGCACCTGCGAGCCACCCCCTGTGGACCGCCACGGAGGAACCCGCGCCCAGCGAGAGCCACGACACGGTCCTCGCGCTGCGCGCGCCCGGCCTCCTCGTGCAGAGCACCCGCGCCGACGGGATCGTACGGCTGCACAACCACGGCAGTGACCACGCGCGCCCGCACGAGGCCGAGTCGGCGGCCCACGAGGACCCGCTCTACGCCCGCCAGGCCTACTCCACGCGGACCGGCCCCACGGCACGCGACAACACTTCGGACAACCACATCGCGGTGGAGGTGGCGGGGATCCGCAGCGCCCGCACCCGCATCCATCCGCTGGGCGCCGGTCAGGGCGAGGGCTGGGGCTGGGCGGCGTCCCGGCACACCCCCGCCTTCGTGAGCGGCCCGCCCATGGTGCCGGGCCTGCGCGTGGAGAGCGTGACAGTGGCCAAGGGCCGCCACGAGTTGCGCGTGCACCGCGTCGTCGGCGCACCGCGCGGAGCCCGCGTCACCCACACGGGCTGGGCAACAGGCCCGGAGGAGCCCTTGCTCTCCGCGCTCCACGCCTTGCACGGCTGGACCGGCCGGGACGAACAGCGCGCACCCCAGGGCACGGCCTTCACCCGGTGGGCCCGCTTGCCGCGCCTCACGGCCGAGGCGGAGGGCACGGCCGTGTACGCGGCTCTGGCCACGCTCACCGCGGAACCGGACCCCGCGCCTTTGGCGGACGCGGCCACCGTGGTGGGCGTGACGGAGGACGCCGTGGAGGTGCGGTGGACGGATGACGGGTCCGTGACCCGGATCGCCTTCGAGCCGCTGGGGGTGGAGCACGGCTGA
- a CDS encoding hydroxyacid dehydrogenase, whose protein sequence is MNGSRRPRAALAMARDAAKAVLGPDALAALGRVCDLEPDTVLDDFTTEEARSVLRGVEVLVTGWGCPRLDAAALAAAPRLRAVVHTAGSVRGHITPECWDRGIEVSSAAAANALPVAEYTVAMILLSGKNVMERAREFKATRRRDEWLGLSHGVGNYGRTVGILSASMIGRRVIELLGPYDLQVLLHDPYVSDEEALALGVRPVGIAELFASSDVVSVHTPLLPATRGLVSRELIAAMRHEAVLINTARGAVLDQDALTEAALAGRVRAVLDVTDPEVLPPEHPLWECDNVMITPHLAGSQGNEWGRLADLAVAELGRWAAGDGFAHAVRRERLAYLA, encoded by the coding sequence ATGAACGGCAGCCGCCGGCCGCGTGCCGCGCTCGCCATGGCCCGGGACGCGGCGAAGGCCGTGCTCGGCCCCGACGCCCTGGCCGCGCTCGGCCGTGTCTGCGATCTTGAGCCGGACACGGTCCTGGACGACTTCACCACGGAGGAAGCACGCTCCGTGCTCCGGGGCGTGGAGGTCCTGGTCACGGGCTGGGGCTGTCCGCGGCTGGATGCCGCAGCGCTCGCGGCGGCGCCCCGGCTGCGGGCCGTCGTGCACACCGCCGGTTCCGTACGCGGCCACATCACCCCGGAGTGCTGGGACCGCGGCATCGAGGTGTCGTCGGCCGCCGCGGCCAACGCCCTGCCCGTCGCCGAGTACACCGTCGCCATGATCCTGCTCAGCGGTAAGAACGTCATGGAGCGGGCACGGGAGTTCAAGGCCACCCGGCGCCGCGACGAATGGCTCGGCCTTTCGCACGGCGTGGGCAACTACGGCCGCACGGTCGGCATCCTCTCCGCCTCGATGATCGGCCGCCGCGTCATCGAACTCCTGGGCCCCTACGACCTCCAGGTCCTGCTGCACGACCCGTACGTCTCCGACGAGGAAGCCCTGGCACTCGGCGTACGGCCGGTCGGCATCGCGGAGTTGTTCGCGAGCAGCGACGTCGTCAGCGTCCACACTCCGCTGCTTCCCGCCACCCGCGGCCTGGTCAGCCGTGAGCTGATCGCCGCGATGCGCCACGAGGCGGTGCTCATCAACACGGCCCGCGGCGCGGTCCTCGACCAGGACGCCCTCACCGAAGCCGCCCTTGCCGGCCGTGTCCGTGCCGTCCTCGACGTCACCGACCCCGAAGTCCTGCCCCCGGAACACCCGTTGTGGGAGTGCGACAACGTCATGATCACCCCACACCTCGCCGGCTCGCAGGGCAACGAGTGGGGGCGTCTCGCCGACCTCGCCGTCGCCGAGCTCGGCCGCTGGGCCGCGGGCGACGGTTTCGCCCATGCCGTACGACGCGAAAGGCTGGCCTACCTCGCATGA